A single Anopheles maculipalpis chromosome 3RL, idAnoMacuDA_375_x, whole genome shotgun sequence DNA region contains:
- the LOC126565475 gene encoding uncharacterized protein LOC126565475 — protein MVEMYGQPQLIPGVVRKASAALPTNASYHVNNAKAPIAPQHHDFIPGSIKPAAPNVSFHQKPITFVPVSSADTTAVTADHLTSRAVDEILRETRLGKLRADEYGSTAWRPCPLRKTNKRFLNRTLLSMVNHNNRVKQKTSHRSRLKLTELVRKGNEDGQREQTSSSKAKTSKDTDKSLTVINLIEDSD, from the exons ATGGTGGAAATGTACGGCCAACCGCAACTCATACCTGGTGTCGTACGTAAAGCGTCCGCTGCTTTGCCAACTAACGCTTCCTACCACGTAAACAACGCCAAAGCACCCATAGCTCCCCAGCACCATGACTTCATTCCCGGTTCTATAAAGCCAGCAGCCCCCAACGTATCTTTCCACCAAAAGCCAATTACTTTCGTGCCTGTCTCTAGTGCAGATACAACTGCCGTTACTGCTGACCACCTGACCAG TCGGGCGGTAGATGAAATTCTCCGTGAAACGCGACTAGGAAAGTTGCGTGCTGATGAGTATGGTTCCACTGCTTGGCGTCCTTGTCCTTTACggaaaacgaacaaacgatTTCTCAACCGCACACTGCTATCGATGGTGAATCACAATAATCGTGTAAAGCAGAAAACTTCACATCGTTCCCGGCTTAAACTGACCGAACTGGTGCGGAAAGGAAATGAGGACGGACAACGCGAACAGACTAGCTCTTCGAAGGCTAAGACGAGTAAAGATACAGACAAATCATTGACAGTAATCAATTTGATCGAAGATAGCGATTGA